Part of the Paenibacillus sp. FSL R7-0273 genome is shown below.
GGACCGAAGGGTCCTGGGAGAGTAGGACGCCGCCAAGCACATAAAGTCATTGTTGAGCAATCGACAATGGCTTTTTTGTTGTCTAATGATATGATGGTGATAAATATTGTGGATAGTACCAGAAAGCGACCAGAGGATAAAAACTTATGCACATGTGGATAGTTATTTTTTTATGAGGTGCCGGTGAACCTTCTCCCCAGATTATGTGGATACAATGTTGACTTTTGTGGATACAAGAGTGAATGATGTGTATAAATTTACAAAGGAGCGCAAAAAGATGAGCCAGACAGACCATTTATTGTGGATAGAGAAATTTTACGTTCAGGCAAGTGATACGGATTTCCGGTCGGAAGGCAAGTTATCCTTTTTGCTTGATATTATGCAGCGTGCAGCAGATTCGGCTGTTAATAATCTGGGGTTAAGCATGGATAAAATGCTGGAAGCAGGAATGGGCTGGATGGTTATTACGATGGATGTGGATATCAGCCGTCTGCCGTTGCCGAATGAGGCTCTTACTGTACATACGTGGAGTAAAGGTACTAAAGGAGCGCTCTGGCAGCGCGACTACAGGATTTTCGCTGAGGATGGCCTGGAGATCGCATCAGCACGCTCGATATGGGCTCTGGTGGATATTGATAAGCGTAAAATCCTCCGTCCGTCAGCTTTGCCGATCGCGGTAGAGCCTTATCTTGAGGATTCAGTAGGGCCATTACCGCAAAAGGTAGCTATACCGGCAGATGTTATTTTGCAGGAAGCTTACCGGTATCAGGTCAGATACAGCGGTCTGG
Proteins encoded:
- a CDS encoding acyl-[acyl-carrier-protein] thioesterase, with amino-acid sequence MSQTDHLLWIEKFYVQASDTDFRSEGKLSFLLDIMQRAADSAVNNLGLSMDKMLEAGMGWMVITMDVDISRLPLPNEALTVHTWSKGTKGALWQRDYRIFAEDGLEIASARSIWALVDIDKRKILRPSALPIAVEPYLEDSVGPLPQKVAIPADVILQEAYRYQVRYSGLDNNGHLNNARYVDICCDAVTLEEWKELKLTGLQITYAQEAKYGTDISILRSEWLKDGIYIRGQATDRVLFEAHLKLEKSAL